Genomic segment of Dromiciops gliroides isolate mDroGli1 chromosome 3, mDroGli1.pri, whole genome shotgun sequence:
TTGGCAGAAAATCATATATACTTTCATCTCACTATCATAATTCTCCATGATTGGGAAGCATACTTTCcccaattttccccattttatttattgttgaagttggacagcatatttcatagGATGACCCCAATaggtcaatttcacctttgctagaTAGTCAATGCATTTCCTAGTGGACAGTGTCCCTGCTCTCCAGCCAAAAGCAAAGAAGGAGATATCATGGCCCTGAAGTAATTTCCTCTGGATATACTTTCTTAGATGCCAAATAAAGTCCTCTTAGGAGAACTGCATTGGAATTGAAGAAACATTAATTATTGAGTATGAGTTTGAATACCTACTAAAGCTGTAGGATTCATTATCTCTCATACCCTCAGAAAAGTTGAGTCAGGCCCCTTCACCTATTCTTCAAAAGATAGAAAAGGAGATATTAAGGTGTCTTGAGGAATTTTTGGCTTTTTAATACACATCTGCTCTGGATATGGTTATAGTCTTATTGACATACAGTAATTTTATCCATCATCATAATTTTGCCTTTCCTTAAAAGAGGAGAAACAAGTTAAGGAAACCTACTAATAAGGTAATGACATCtgacatataaaatatttgaaccCGATACCTCCCCGTCCTACCAAGAGGAAAGTAGTGTGTTCCACCAGGTTTCATTTGTGTTCTCTGGTCTTcttatcttctttgattttttaatacaacagttgttcttcattttttaaagacaaaatttgCTATGAATAATTGCATATCTATAGTTCCTTCACTTCTGTAATCGATGCCTTTGCTGTACATGCCCATTAATGTCTTTCAGCATTAAAAGTTACACATAACCTGGTAATTTTTCATGCAAATTCAAAATTGATTTCCAAAGAACTGGTTATGTTTGTAGCCCCAGCAAAGGTGAATAAAATGTCTGCTTACTCCCAGCTGTTTCAATATTGACTTTTTCCAATTCTTATCAACCTTCAATGATTTCATAACCTGTCTATGATTAATATGGTATATATGATACTAGGTATGCCACTTCAATTCTCTGTACcctagaaaactttttttttttttaacattataagTAGTAGCAGTAATTCCAAGAGCCGTGATCATGAAGTAAGGCAGGTAATCACCTGAATCTGTcatattcacctccaaacaactataaaaCAGCACCTCAAAATTAATTCTGAAGGGGTAGAATCagcaaaaagatggagtgaaacaatatTCTAGCCCAAGAAACTTGAAGGGTGGACAAGGAACATCCATCACTTGTGCAAAACGGGAGCACAGTTTAGGAAAGTAAATTTCTTGAGAAGTCAGTGCcagatcctggctcaacaagtaAGTGGGAGTCCCTGTGCCCTAGTACAACACCAGGTAAGCAAACACCTACAAAAGGACCCCCCCCATGTAACTCAACATAGCACCAAATGCAAGCAAGGAAGAGTCCAGTGCCTATACTCAGCAAGTGTTTCTGCCCAGTTCAGGGTGAATGGGTAGACTCCAGTGCAGGGAACTTTCATGGGTCTTAGGACAGTACTAGGTAAGGTGTCAGACCCTGTAACTTCCAGCAACACCAGCTactccacccaccccaccccaccacttCAGTGTAAAAACAGGCATGAGGTTCTCCTATAGGTCAGAATGTTACTTTAAAAAGATACCCCACTGACTTTCAGGGGTACCCCTTGAGTCCTTATGTTGAGTTGAATTTTGGCTTCTTCTAAGGGAACAGAAATATCTGTGTAATTAGAGTTGGAATAATTctttatttatatgtaataaGCAGTGCTGCCAAAGACCACCTAAGAACTAAtggaattatatataattttgaattCTTCAGTAAAcatcaaaatgaaaatgatgctGCTGATATTGATAATATCAAAGTcaattctattttgtttgttttattaatttatacCAGTGATTCATCTATACCTATCAACATACAAATAGCAAATCATATAACcaaaaaagaatcagacacaaataaatagccatatatatatatatatatatatatatatatatatatatatatatcttaatgagatatttcatttaTGGATGAATTAGATTCAACAACATTGGGAAAGAGCTATAGTTTAGGCTTTATTCCCTAacaaaagctttctcttcattACTATTCTTAGAGCCTCTTTTATCTGTTTATTACGTAGACTGTATATAATAGGGTTCAGAAAGGGAGGTATTACAGAATAGAATACTGAAAAGATCATATCATTAATGGATCCAGAACTTGAAGGTGGTTGTAGGTACACATAAGATCCTGAAATAAGGAACAAAGAAACCACAATAATGTGGGGGACACAAGTAGAGAAGGCTTTTCTTTGGTCTTCTTTCATAGGAAATTTGAGCACAGTAGACAATATCCTAATGTAAGATGCAGTGATGAAGGCAAAGCAGCCAACCCCAACTACCAGGGCAGAGGCAAGCAAGGATAATGTATTGCCAAATGTCTCTGAGCAAGAAATCTTGAGCAGAGAGGGGATATCACAGAAGAACTGGTGAATCGTATTGGATTGGCAGAAAGACAATTGAAATGTGTAACCGGTATGGAAACCTGCATACAGAAGGCCAGTGAACAAGCAGGTTAGGGTCATCTGCATACAGACCCGGGGACTCATGATCACTGGATAGTGCAGTGGGTGGCATATGGCAACATAGCGATCATGGGCCATGACAGTGAGCAAAGTAAACTCAAAATATCCAAGGAAAACCACCAGAAATACCTGAGCTGCACATCCAGTGACTGAGACAGCTCTGTTGTTCACCAGGGAGTTAATAGATGCCTGGGGCACAGTTGTTGATATGAAGCAGGCATCCACAATGGACAGATTCCTAAGGAAGAAGTACATGGGGGTGTGGAGTCTCCTGTCAAGAGtagtgatgatgacaatgaggaGATTCCCCATCAGGCCTGCTgagtaaatgagaaagaaaagcaaagaatatAAGATCTGTAGCTCTCGGGTGTCAGAAAACCCCATGAGGAGAAATTCGGTCACAGCAATAGTCAAATTaaacattttcagtttctttcatccAGTGAGTAACCTAGGGAGCCAAGGAGAAATCCATCAGTtcatcaatcagcaagtattaaaAACATAAGATCTATATAGCCTAGAAGACATTATTCTGTTTTTATCACCAGCGGGGCATGTCAAGTTACCTCTCTAGAAAACTCTCTGAGATTGTTATGGGAGATGAAGACCTGCACATGGGAATTTCATCTCCTGAAGATATGGATGCTTAAGGAAGCAAAGGATTGTTAACAATTATCCTACATTGACTTCTTTTTTGCTATATTTCTTGTCTGTGGGTGAATACAAAAGAACAGATAATCTGATCTAGGCCAGAAGCCACCAATGAAAATgacaatcttttatttttttaatcttctctctGAGATGTGGTCTTAGcctctctttgttttccttttccatggTCATCTCATCTTTATTAATAGCCATGAAAAACATAGAAGAGAAACTCCAAAAAATTTTGACAAATAGAAGACATTCCTGTTCTACACATTAGACAGGCCTAACAATTATGCCTTTCACATTAAGTAATATATTTGAATGGGTTCCTCAGGTCCAATAGTGTCCAACACATTACTGGGTATAAAGGGGGGAACAGAAGTGCCtggtatgtgtgtatctatgtgcatatgtagccacatatgtgtgtatatacatatatatatatataattttttcattttcagttctgaactttttccccattcctcttcctcccacaggcATTGAGAAAGTGACAAAAACGAATCCtatgttacatatgtataatGACTTAAAACTAATTAACTATCttagaaggaataaaagaaagcaaggaaggaaggaaggaataatgaaagaaaagaaaatatgtttcagtctgcacaATGAGTCCATCAACTTTCTATCTGAAGGTAGATATCATGTTTCATAATATGTCCTTTGGAGTTGTGGTTTGGCATTATATTGATTAGAATCACTAAGTCtctcaaagttgattatctttcaATATTGGTTTTTATTATATagtattctcctgtttctgcttactttactttgcattattttccataggtttttctgaaattattcctttcagttcttaaagtacaatagtattccatcacatatgCAGACCAAAATTGTTTTTCCACTCCATGGTTAAAGCTGATCCCCTCAGTTACCAATTCTTTGTCATCTCAAAAGGAGtttctatttatgtatttatagatatggaccccttccctcttcttttaatctctttggaataaatGGTATCACTGTGTACAAGGGTGTTATTCACAATTCAATTGTTGTTGAGCATTTTTCCAATTGCCCACAATGCTTGGATTACTGTAAAGCACTTCCAATAGTGATCCCTCTGTTTTGCCACAGAGACTATACTTTTGTTTTTGAGActatacttttttgtggggcaatgagggttgagtgacttgcccagggtcacacagctagtgtaaagtgtctgaggtcagatttgacatttactagctgtgtgaccctggacaagtcacttaaccctcattacattgcaaaaaaaaaaatttttagataCTTATTACAGGTAACCACTCCTGGGGGGTGAtattgaaggaaatgccaaacaaTCAACGTGatgtaaaaagaagaaaggtcCCAATGAAACATGAAATGCTATATGAGAGACCTCAGCTACAAGATTTCTGGGGTAATATAACCTATCATCATCATAACATAGAGACAAAAGCCCCTACAAGGCTAAGATAAAACTCTTTTCCCAATAATGTCATATGTGAGAACCACAAACAGAATCTCTTAAACCCTTGGTACTTGGATTGGGCAAAGGAGGTATTAATCAATATATCTGAGGCTATCATTGTTGATAATGTACTAAGAagctatcaggaaaaaaaaatatgcggGATCCTGCTTCCTATATGACCATGTTGCCAAGAATGAACACTAAAGGCTgagttttgtttaattgtttttacatgcactaacccatttttttttctagttgcagACAGGTATGTGCTAAAATCTCTAATTGGATATCATCTTGGAGTGGCCCAATATCAGCAGCCTGGCTGCCAGTTAAACAAGTGGAAAAGAGGGAGAATTTTGAGGGATagaaatagaatataattttaaattcacAAATATATAAAGTAGGTTAGACCCATGAAAGCTATCTTGGTTTGAACGTGTAAGATATTACTTTCAGGTGACATCGAGccaaattttcttcatttctcttaacTAATGTGTTTGCAATTCAAGTTTTTATTCAGCTCCTTCTAAAAGTTTCTTATCTCCCTACTCAACATTTCCATTCATTTAAAGTAGCAAACTTTGAAAATGTTGGCAGATACagaaatgtattattttcttttttgttacttaTCCTTAATGTTGCTGGCATCTATCTTGTATATCATAGCCCActggaaaacattttaattcaATGATACTTGATTTAATGAAGGAGGGTTTTTGACTATAGATAAGTAATAACAGAGCCTTTAAAAATAGGTGATGTGGATTCACATTTGAATTAAGCCACTTCCACCTGTGTCATCTTGAAcaagttatttttctctctctgcattCTCTCCTCATCCCTAAATGTAATTGTTTGATTGGATGGCTTCTACTCTCCATTTAAGTTCTACATGTATGatacaaacatacacacccacacagcCACACATATATGAACTGCTTGTCTGCTCCTCTGAGATGTTTGACTGTGTTTCCCTGTTCTACagattgtcattttaattttaaccATGCTTGTATTGTTAATTTTCCTAAGGTGTGACTTCCCATCATCAGGAAAGGAATGAAACTTCAGAAATATTGAAAAGGGGGATATTTGGAaggataaagaaaggaagaaggaaggaaggaaagaaagaaagaaagaaagaaagaaagaaagaaagaaagaaagaaagaaagaaagaaagaaagagagagaaagaaagaaagaaaagaaagaaagagagagagagagaaagaaagagaaagaaagaaagaaagaaagaaagaaagaaagaaagaaagaaagaaagaaagaaagaaagaaagaaagaaagaaagaaagaaagaaagaaagaaagaaagaaagaaaaagaaagaaagaaatagagagggaggaaggcaggaaggatggcaggaaggaagcaaggaaggaaggaaggaaggaaggaaggaaggaaggaaggaaggaaggaaggaaggaaggaaggaaggaaggaaggaaggaaggaaggaaggaaggagggagaaaagaaggaaggaagagaaggagggatggaagaaaaaaactaataaaagggGAAATGGTGGGAAATAATTccattctcactttctttctcttaccTGAATAACTCAACGATCCTCCTTTCTATTACTTTATCCAATCTGAGTTTCTCAGAGATATTATTGAATTTCCATGGCATGAAAAAGATTTTCAGAATTCTTCTTGAATAGGCAGAAGTTGGAGTTCGCATTTTTTGTCTGGTCATCATAATTCTATTCTCCCTTGATAGGAAGCATGTTTTCTCTCAGTTACCACTATTATATTTGTAGCTGAAGTTGGACAGCATGTTTAATAGGATGGCACTAATAGGACCATTTCACCTTTGATAAATAGTCCTTGCATTTCATTGGGGACAGTGTCCCTGCTCTCCAGCCAAATACAGAGAGTTAGAGATCATTGCAGTGAGGTAATTGTCTCTGGGTAGAAAAACACAGAATGCCAAATGATGTCCTCTCAGGAGCACTAGGTTGCAGTTCAAGAAATACTAATTaatttgtatgtgtataaatatgtaccAAGGATGTAAGATTCATTATTTTTCACGTTCCCTTAACAAAAGCAAATAAGGCCCTTTCAAGCATTCTTCAAAAGacatttaaggaggggcagctagatggcacagtggatagagcaccagccctggattcaggaggacctgagttcaaatccagtctcagacacttgacacttactagttgtgtgaccctggacaagtcacttaacaccaattgcctcacacacacacacacacacaaaaagacggATAAGGAGGGATTCAAGTGTCCTGAGGGTTTGTTTGGCTTCTTACCTCAGTTGGTACAGATATATTGTGGCTATGGATATGGATGTGACTGACATATAGGCACAAGAGTTTCACAAATTTTGTATAAAATGTTTTCacaaattttactttttatatcaCATTCTGTTCCAAAAAATCCATCATCATATTTTAGCCTTTTCTTGCAGAAAGGAAACTAATTAAGGAAATCTACCAAAAAGTAATGGCATCTGACAGGTTTTATAGCATTTGAACTCCACAGATTCCCATCCTTTTACCAAGAGGAGAGTAATGTGTTACAACTTGTTTAGTTAGATttttttctggtctttttattcTTATCTCCTTTTACTCATGTCATTTGAtcttaaagtaaaaaacaaaaacattttctttcattaacATAATAGTTTTCAAATTTAGTTTTCCTTATGCCAAAAATATTTGCTATGAATATTCTCATACAATTGTTACCTTCCCTCCTGTAACTGATGTCTTTGGGGTATTTGCCCATTAACACCTCTGAGGATTAAAAGTGATtttaatcagggggcagctaggtggcacagtggatagagcaccgtccctggattcaggaggacctgagttcaaatccggccttagacacttgacacttactaactatgtgaccctgggcaagtcacttaaccccaattgcttcacaaaaagaaagaaagaaaaaagtgattttaatcacatttaattttaatcacATACAATTCAgtggtttttctttcaaattctgaaTTGATTTCCAAAAGGTTGGTTAGATCTGTAACCCTACGAAAAGCCAATAAATTTATCTACCCCCCAGTCTTTCCAATATTGATTTTCATCAATTTTTATCAACCTTAACTGATGCCGTGCCCTGTCTATAATCCATATAGAATGTGTGACTCTCAGTAATTcctttaaccctcaatgccctaagAAGCTCTGTAAGAGTAGAGTTGGTATAAAATAACTGAAGACTGTTTAAATTATCTGGGAGtccatttgccaagaaaaatgcAAGGACTCTGAACACAAGTAAAAAAGagttttcacaaaaataaaatgagatctaaataattagaaaagtattaattactcatggataggctgctaatagaaatgataattctacctaaattaatttacttatttactgtcatgccaatcagactaactaaaatttattttatagagatagaaaaaaataataaaattcatctggaagaacaaaaagtcaagaatatcaagggaattaatgaaaagaaaaatacacaggaaggtgggctagccatatcaAATCTAATgctatactataaagtagcaATCACTGAAACTATTTGGTaatgctaagaaatagagtgttggatcaatagaataggttaAGCATGGGAGACAAACTAGTAAATGCCTAAAGTAATCTACTGTTTTCCCAAAATCTGCCAGGAAAACtcaaagatagtatggcagaaattaggcatagaccaagatCTTATATCTTATATCACTTTTtatatattaagcatttattaaagtatattaaatattagtaaatagTTCTTACATGGCTTTGAAAGATAGGAAAtcctagctaagaaatagaagagagagaagaaagaaaatgaggaaccCTAATGTCCTGCATTTGCTCTCCCCAAGTTCCCAGGAAAAAGAGAGCaagtgtctgtgcaagcttgctgaAGGCAGGAGCAGAGCCCGCCCGTATACATTGTTCTAAGcccattggctagcatcactcaaatctattggttcactggatttgagggcagttCAGAACAGTTATGATGAGatcagagaacagatcctctgatgccaaaccactccagtatctttaccaaaaaaaaaaaaaaatgggtcatgaagggtcaggtCTGATTTAAACCACTAACCAACAGCAGCAAACAATTGTAATATTTGTATGATGATTTATTTACATTGATAtaatataagggcagctaggtggcacagtagataaagcactggtcctggattcaggaggacctgagttaaaatctggcctcagacacttgagactagctgtgtgaccctgggcaagtcacttaaccctcattgccccacaaaaataaataaacaaacaaacaaatgaacaaataaataaacaaacaagcaagcaaataaataaatgaatgaatgaataaataagtaaatgaaaagatATAATACAGACTTTCACTGAACTGCCCCTAAACATATGTCATTTTATATTATTGTTCTAAAGTTTGCCACTATATTTTATGCTGTTTTACTTGGAATTTCTATCATGTGGTTCCCAATATAGcacatatttttcttgttttccctgTCTTTTGAATAGTTGAGGCAATTTTTTATGTACTATGTATTTTCtgaaaaaccttatgaaaaacttttatttcattatttttcccctgGAAGATAAATAATCCCTAGACATACACTCTATATTCTCTTGTCAAATTCAGCTTCTTTAACTTCTTGTGAGTGGGGATACTTTCCTTTCATTGTCTTCTTTATTGATACCTTCACTAGCTCAGGGACACTGAGAATCTGTCCTGGATGGTCAAAATGAACTAACAAGGTTCACCCCTGAATGGACACACATATCTCTTACCTTAC
This window contains:
- the LOC122751123 gene encoding olfactory receptor 14C36-like, giving the protein MFNLTIAVTEFLLMGFSDTRELQILYSLLFFLIYSAGLMGNLLIVIITTLDRRLHTPMYFFLRNLSIVDACFISTTVPQASINSLVNNRAVSVTGCAAQVFLVVFLGYFEFTLLTVMAHDRYVAICHPLHYPVIMSPRVCMQMTLTCLFTGLLYAGFHTGYTFQLSFCQSNTIHQFFCDIPSLLKISCSETFGNTLSLLASALVVGVGCFAFITASYIRILSTVLKFPMKEDQRKAFSTCVPHIIVVSLFLISGSYVYLQPPSSSGSINDMIFSVFYSVIPPFLNPIIYSLRNKQIKEALRIVMKRKLLLGNKA